The following proteins are encoded in a genomic region of Myxococcota bacterium:
- the metK gene encoding methionine adenosyltransferase, producing the protein MPRDLFTSESVSMGHPDKMCDQISDAVLDAMLEQDAGSRVACETLTTTGLVLLAGEVTTSAEIDFPALVRDVVRFIGYTGSDMGFDADTCAVQVALGRQSPDISQGVTEGEGLHKEQGAGDQGMMFGYACDETEELMPAPIRLSHKLIESHRKLFETNELPYLRPDAKSQVTVEYAEGKPKGITAVVLSTQHAPDVSYDQLRSDVIEKMIRPTLPAALLSDDTVFHVNPTGRFVVGGPMGDAGLTGRKIIVDTYGGMGRHGGGAFSGKDPSKVDRSAAYAARWVAKNLVKAGVAGRAEVQLAYAIGVAEPVSIRVETFGTSKFDVATLDKLVRDHFDLTPRGIGESLNLRRPIYRATAYHGHFGREDQGFPWEETPRADALRRAAGL; encoded by the coding sequence ATGCCCCGCGATCTGTTCACCTCCGAGTCCGTCTCGATGGGTCACCCCGACAAGATGTGTGACCAGATCTCCGACGCCGTGCTCGACGCGATGCTCGAGCAGGACGCGGGATCCCGCGTGGCGTGTGAAACCCTCACCACCACCGGGCTCGTGCTGCTCGCGGGCGAAGTGACCACCTCGGCCGAGATCGATTTTCCCGCGCTCGTGCGCGACGTGGTGCGGTTCATCGGATACACGGGGTCGGACATGGGCTTCGACGCCGACACCTGCGCGGTGCAGGTGGCGCTGGGGCGTCAGTCTCCCGACATCTCCCAGGGCGTGACCGAGGGCGAAGGCCTCCACAAGGAACAGGGCGCCGGCGACCAGGGCATGATGTTCGGCTACGCCTGCGACGAGACCGAAGAGCTGATGCCGGCACCGATCCGACTGTCGCACAAGCTGATCGAGAGCCACCGCAAGCTCTTCGAGACCAACGAGCTTCCGTACCTCCGGCCCGACGCGAAGTCGCAGGTGACCGTCGAGTACGCCGAGGGCAAGCCGAAGGGCATCACTGCGGTGGTGCTCTCGACCCAGCATGCGCCGGACGTCAGCTACGACCAGCTGCGGAGCGACGTCATCGAGAAGATGATCCGCCCGACGCTGCCGGCCGCGCTGCTGAGCGACGACACCGTATTCCACGTGAATCCGACCGGTCGCTTCGTGGTCGGGGGACCGATGGGCGACGCCGGCCTGACCGGCCGCAAGATCATCGTCGACACCTACGGCGGGATGGGTCGCCACGGCGGCGGCGCGTTCTCGGGCAAGGACCCGAGCAAGGTCGACCGCAGTGCCGCCTACGCCGCGCGCTGGGTCGCGAAGAACCTGGTGAAGGCGGGCGTCGCAGGCCGCGCCGAGGTGCAGCTCGCCTACGCGATCGGTGTGGCCGAGCCGGTGTCGATCCGGGTCGAGACCTTCGGCACGTCCAAGTTCGACGTCGCGACCCTCGACAAGCTGGTCCGCGACCACTTCGACCTGACGCCGCGCGGGATCGGCGAGTCATTGAACCTGCGCCGTCCGATCTACCGCGCGACGGCGTACCACGGCCACTTCGGACGCGAAGACCAGGGCTTCCCCTGGGAGGAAACTCCCCGCGCCGACGCCCTTCGCCGCGCCGCGGGCCTCTAG
- the yajC gene encoding preprotein translocase subunit YajC — MNWTEPISLGFVPLQAAAEPSPFSMLVPMGMIFLIFYFLLIRPQQKRQKEQDEMLKAIEKGDSVVTLGGLHGKVVGVTDDVLTLEIATLKGGERIRVKAARMKVDTVQKAKKGEDS; from the coding sequence GTGAACTGGACCGAACCGATTTCCCTGGGCTTCGTCCCGCTGCAGGCGGCGGCAGAACCCTCTCCCTTCAGCATGCTCGTGCCGATGGGCATGATCTTCCTGATCTTCTACTTCCTGCTGATCCGACCCCAGCAGAAGCGACAGAAGGAACAGGACGAGATGCTCAAGGCGATCGAGAAAGGCGACTCGGTGGTCACCCTGGGCGGGTTGCACGGCAAGGTGGTCGGCGTGACCGATGACGTCTTGACCCTGGAGATCGCGACGCTGAAGGGCGGCGAGCGGATTCGCGTGAAGGCGGCGCGCATGAAAGTGGACACGGTGCAAAAGGCGAAGAAGGGCGAAGATTCATGA
- the secD gene encoding protein translocase subunit SecD, which yields MSGLGWRLGAVLATVALFSFLTAANFIDEETRLASPVLPDDGLRLGLDLQGGIHRVVGVKLEEAELQELVFLKDALLEEADEDPQLSVSNAVVENGVLVVSPRDDGAGVKSWADDSRSLSLVSEEAGRLEYTLEDQVRQDVRERGMEQVLEVLRLRIADPIQGIPDSVVTRQGDDRVLVQVPGGQIDRDRLDDLLEVTGFLEFKIVQDLADNEKLLNDRYPTGLPPGTKIVSEQDPEDDRKLTAYLLPEEPDLTGDFLTDARVAFDRQQRPIVSFSFNSEGARRFGELTGANINEQLAIVLDDRVYSAPAIRSRIGARGQIEGRFTTEEARDLAVVLRSGSLPIPVVIEEERTVGPALGQDSITRGYRASILGLIVIIGFVVGYYRLSGGYASLALAANLVMLMGIMSLFEATLTMPGIAGIVLTVGMAVDANVIIFERIREELRSGKAPRAAIATGYNKTFWTIMDANITTFITALVLFEFGTGPIQGFAVTLAVGIVTSVFSALVLTRLMFSVHPGTQPVEQLSI from the coding sequence ATGAGCGGTCTGGGTTGGCGCCTCGGCGCCGTACTGGCCACGGTGGCGCTGTTCTCCTTCCTCACGGCGGCGAACTTCATCGACGAGGAGACGCGCCTCGCGAGCCCCGTGCTTCCCGACGATGGCCTGCGTCTCGGCCTCGACCTCCAGGGCGGCATCCACCGCGTGGTGGGCGTGAAGCTCGAGGAGGCCGAACTCCAGGAGCTGGTGTTCCTCAAGGACGCGCTCCTCGAAGAAGCGGACGAGGACCCTCAGCTGAGCGTCTCGAACGCGGTGGTCGAGAACGGCGTGCTGGTGGTGAGCCCGCGCGACGACGGGGCCGGCGTGAAGAGCTGGGCGGACGACTCGCGCTCCCTCTCGTTGGTGAGCGAGGAGGCCGGGCGCCTCGAGTACACCCTCGAGGATCAGGTCCGGCAGGACGTCCGCGAGCGCGGCATGGAGCAGGTGCTCGAGGTGCTGCGACTGCGCATCGCCGACCCGATCCAGGGCATTCCGGATTCGGTGGTCACCCGTCAGGGCGACGACCGGGTGCTGGTGCAGGTGCCGGGCGGTCAGATCGACCGCGATCGCCTCGACGACCTGCTCGAAGTCACGGGTTTCCTGGAGTTCAAGATCGTCCAGGACCTCGCGGACAACGAGAAGCTCCTGAACGACCGTTACCCGACCGGCCTTCCGCCCGGGACGAAGATCGTCTCGGAGCAGGACCCCGAGGACGATCGCAAGCTCACCGCGTACCTGCTCCCGGAGGAGCCCGACCTGACGGGTGACTTCCTGACCGACGCGCGCGTCGCCTTCGACCGACAGCAGCGACCGATCGTCTCCTTCAGCTTCAACAGCGAGGGAGCGCGGCGATTCGGGGAGCTCACCGGCGCGAACATCAACGAGCAGCTCGCGATCGTCCTCGACGACCGGGTCTACAGCGCCCCGGCGATCCGCTCGCGGATCGGTGCCCGGGGCCAGATCGAGGGACGCTTCACCACCGAAGAGGCCCGCGACCTCGCCGTCGTGCTGCGCTCGGGCTCGCTGCCGATCCCGGTGGTGATCGAAGAGGAGCGCACCGTCGGTCCGGCCCTCGGCCAGGACTCGATCACCCGCGGCTACCGCGCGTCGATCCTGGGCCTGATCGTGATCATCGGCTTCGTCGTCGGCTACTACCGCCTCTCGGGCGGCTACGCGAGCCTCGCGCTCGCCGCGAACCTGGTGATGCTGATGGGCATCATGTCGCTCTTCGAAGCGACGCTCACGATGCCGGGGATCGCGGGCATCGTGCTGACCGTCGGCATGGCGGTCGACGCCAACGTGATCATCTTCGAACGCATCCGCGAAGAGCTGCGCTCGGGCAAGGCTCCGCGCGCCGCGATCGCCACGGGGTACAACAAGACCTTCTGGACGATCATGGACGCGAACATCACCACCTTCATCACGGCCCTGGTGCTCTTCGAGTTCGGCACCGGACCCATCCAGGGTTTCGCCGTGACCTTGGCCGTGGGCATCGTGACCAGCGTGTTCTCGGCCCTGGTGCTCACGCGGCTGATGTTCTCGGTGCATCCGGGAACCCAGCCCGTCGAGCAGCTCTCGATCTAG
- the secF gene encoding protein translocase subunit SecF: protein MREIVPSGTHIDFLGRRHIAIAVSLAVLAAGVLAGAIQGVKFGIDFVGGTEMAVRFDPGVDVDESALRNVVGRCGVDEPSVVRYGDDVERKEFLIKFKGAEAGEVPDCPLTETDRAELAEKAEKQGGDAGNLESAHIISRIQRGIRNDVGEYETLRVDFVGPRVGSELTEAGVQAMTIAVLLILAYIAFRFSSRFAPGAVVALVHDVGITCAVFVIFGLEFDLRVLAALLAILGYSLNDTIIIYDRIRENMEIRTKYDLLDVLNRSVNQTLSRTLLTSVTTLAAVLCLLFLGGEVIRPFALAMAIGIVVGTYSSTFIAAPTLLFLETRFGDSPDAKAAAAKRKKEKDRERAA, encoded by the coding sequence GTGCGCGAAATCGTCCCGTCCGGGACTCACATCGACTTCCTGGGGCGCCGCCACATCGCGATCGCGGTGTCGCTTGCGGTGCTTGCCGCAGGCGTGTTGGCGGGAGCCATCCAGGGGGTCAAATTCGGCATCGACTTCGTCGGCGGCACGGAAATGGCCGTGCGCTTCGATCCGGGCGTCGACGTCGACGAGAGCGCGCTGCGCAACGTGGTGGGCCGCTGCGGCGTCGATGAGCCGTCAGTCGTTCGCTACGGCGATGACGTCGAGCGCAAGGAGTTCCTGATCAAGTTCAAGGGCGCCGAGGCCGGCGAGGTGCCCGACTGTCCGCTCACGGAAACCGACCGTGCGGAACTCGCGGAGAAGGCCGAAAAGCAGGGCGGCGACGCCGGCAACCTCGAGTCGGCCCACATCATCAGCCGGATCCAGCGCGGCATCCGCAACGACGTCGGCGAGTACGAGACGCTGCGCGTCGACTTCGTCGGCCCGCGCGTGGGCAGCGAGCTCACCGAGGCCGGGGTCCAGGCGATGACGATCGCCGTGCTGCTGATCCTCGCCTATATCGCCTTCCGGTTCAGCTCGCGCTTCGCGCCCGGCGCCGTGGTCGCCCTGGTGCACGACGTCGGCATCACCTGCGCCGTCTTCGTGATCTTCGGGCTCGAGTTCGACCTGCGCGTCCTCGCGGCCCTGCTCGCCATCCTGGGCTACAGCCTGAACGACACGATCATCATCTACGACCGGATCCGCGAGAACATGGAGATCCGGACGAAGTACGACCTGCTCGACGTCCTCAACCGGAGCGTCAACCAGACGCTCTCGCGGACGTTGCTGACGTCGGTGACGACCCTCGCCGCCGTGCTCTGCCTGCTCTTCCTGGGCGGCGAGGTGATCCGGCCCTTCGCGCTGGCGATGGCGATCGGGATCGTGGTCGGCACCTATTCGTCGACCTTCATCGCTGCGCCGACGCTGCTCTTCCTCGAGACGCGCTTCGGCGATTCGCCGGACGCGAAGGCGGCCGCCGCGAAGCGCAAGAAGGAGAAGGAC
- a CDS encoding SpoIID/LytB domain-containing protein: MRFRTSVRGLPALACLGWSLGVVALAGAVRAEEVRVLLLETRQTLAVGTARVAPTGGPGGRLEVDGQVQGPRWEAPGSGPHQVGDHHVRGRVEVERTRDGLRVINRVPLEAYVAGTLGAEMYARWEPAALQAQAVASRTYALYQQRRRRAEPYDVGTSTRDQVYRGLAAETPEIREAVAGTRGEVLLWKGEPILAAFHSASGGQTASAAEVWGRAVPYLRSRAVADEDASPHTYWRARIARTKLGPALAPLGLDLGAIRTLRVVGRTPSGRVAHVELVGSQGSERVTARALRTVLGASVLRSTLFEIRETDDAVSFVGSGHGHGVGMSQWGAQAMAERGAGYREILATFYPGTTLARRNP; the protein is encoded by the coding sequence ATGCGCTTCCGCACGTCCGTGCGTGGCCTCCCGGCCCTGGCCTGCCTCGGCTGGAGCCTGGGAGTCGTGGCGCTCGCCGGCGCCGTGCGCGCGGAGGAGGTGCGGGTGCTCCTGCTCGAGACCCGTCAGACCCTCGCGGTCGGTACCGCACGCGTGGCGCCGACCGGCGGACCGGGCGGTCGCCTGGAAGTGGACGGCCAGGTCCAGGGACCGCGCTGGGAGGCGCCTGGGTCCGGGCCGCACCAGGTCGGCGACCACCACGTCCGCGGCCGGGTCGAGGTGGAACGCACCCGAGACGGCCTCCGCGTGATCAACCGAGTCCCCCTCGAGGCCTACGTCGCAGGGACCCTCGGCGCCGAGATGTACGCCCGCTGGGAGCCGGCGGCCCTCCAGGCGCAAGCAGTGGCGTCTCGGACCTATGCGCTCTATCAGCAGCGCCGGCGGCGTGCCGAGCCCTACGACGTGGGGACGAGCACCCGCGACCAGGTGTATCGCGGGCTGGCCGCCGAGACCCCGGAGATCCGCGAGGCGGTGGCGGGGACCCGCGGCGAGGTGCTGCTGTGGAAGGGCGAGCCGATCCTCGCCGCCTTCCACTCGGCTTCGGGCGGTCAGACCGCGAGTGCCGCCGAGGTCTGGGGGCGGGCGGTGCCCTACCTGCGAAGTCGGGCGGTGGCCGATGAGGACGCGTCGCCCCACACCTACTGGCGCGCGCGGATTGCACGCACCAAACTGGGGCCCGCGCTTGCCCCGCTGGGGCTCGATCTGGGTGCGATCCGGACCCTCCGGGTCGTCGGACGCACCCCCAGCGGGCGGGTCGCCCACGTCGAGCTCGTGGGTTCGCAGGGGAGCGAGCGCGTGACGGCCCGGGCGCTGCGCACGGTGCTCGGCGCCTCGGTTCTGCGCAGCACCCTGTTCGAGATCCGCGAGACCGACGACGCCGTCTCCTTCGTGGGCTCGGGCCATGGTCACGGAGTCGGCATGAGTCAGTGGGGAGCCCAGGCGATGGCAGAGCGCGGTGCCGGTTACCGCGAAATCCTGGCGACCTTCTATCCCGGCACCACCCTCGCTCGGAGGAACCCGTGA
- a CDS encoding HPr family phosphocarrier protein: protein MSDATLERCFTVRGELGLHARPAGQLVAAAGRFEAKVEVARDGDDEWVDGQSILSLLSLAAGQGTVLRVKAAGSDAEAAVAAVGAIIEAEDGAAPPSPER, encoded by the coding sequence GTGAGCGACGCGACGCTAGAACGCTGTTTCACCGTTCGCGGCGAGCTCGGCCTCCACGCGCGACCGGCGGGCCAACTCGTCGCGGCCGCCGGGCGCTTCGAGGCGAAGGTCGAGGTCGCCCGGGACGGCGACGACGAGTGGGTGGACGGCCAGAGCATTCTGTCGCTGCTGTCCCTGGCCGCAGGGCAGGGGACCGTGCTGCGGGTCAAGGCCGCCGGTTCCGACGCCGAGGCGGCCGTGGCCGCGGTCGGCGCCATCATCGAGGCCGAGGACGGCGCGGCCCCCCCGTCGCCGGAGCGCTGA